The Chryseobacterium geocarposphaerae genome window below encodes:
- a CDS encoding sugar phosphate isomerase/epimerase family protein, producing MDRKDFITLSSLGFLGLYSCGISNLNMNKKSLAIQLYTVRDAIAKNLEKTFEKLAELGFTELEIYGYNGSFFGKTRNEFQSVLKNVGLKVISSHHTTGILHNDEGTLLKNWEKSVEDLHFIGSKYMVCSYLFPEERTIENYQKLPELFNKSGEITKKAEIQFAYHNHDFEFEKFDDSKNIYDFILENTSSDLIKMELDLYWISKAGLDPLVYFEKYPKRFPLWHVKDMKAGTKDFAEIGNGTIDFKRIFEAREKAGLNYWFLEQDSSDKDIFDSIRISRKYILEHSYFR from the coding sequence ATGGATAGAAAAGATTTCATAACATTATCTTCACTGGGATTTTTAGGATTGTATTCTTGTGGAATTTCTAATTTAAATATGAATAAAAAATCATTGGCCATTCAATTGTACACCGTTCGTGATGCTATTGCCAAAAACCTCGAAAAAACATTTGAGAAACTGGCTGAATTAGGATTTACAGAATTGGAAATCTATGGTTATAACGGTTCTTTCTTCGGAAAAACCAGAAATGAGTTTCAGTCTGTTCTGAAAAATGTGGGTTTAAAAGTAATCAGCTCGCATCATACCACAGGTATTCTTCATAACGATGAAGGCACTTTATTAAAAAATTGGGAAAAATCAGTTGAAGATTTACACTTCATCGGTTCAAAATATATGGTTTGTTCTTATCTTTTTCCGGAGGAACGAACGATTGAAAATTACCAAAAGCTTCCGGAATTATTTAATAAATCAGGAGAAATTACAAAAAAGGCAGAAATTCAGTTTGCCTACCACAACCATGATTTTGAGTTTGAAAAGTTTGATGATTCAAAAAATATCTATGATTTTATCCTGGAAAATACGTCTTCAGATTTAATTAAAATGGAACTGGATTTGTATTGGATTTCAAAAGCCGGTTTAGATCCGCTGGTTTATTTTGAGAAATACCCGAAAAGATTTCCCTTATGGCATGTGAAAGACATGAAAGCCGGTACAAAAGACTTTGCTGAAATTGGAAACGGAACGATTGATTTTAAAAGGATTTTTGAAGCCAGAGAAAAAGCAGGACTGAACTATTGGTTTCTTGAACAGGACTCCAGTGATAAAGATATTTTTGATAGTATAAGAATCAGCAGAAAATATATTCTTGAGCATTCTTATTTTAGATAG
- a CDS encoding GLPGLI family protein, protein MKDLLTFSCLLIISLVSSQTHRYIYELQYKMDSTEAGYEKVNMILDITPKEVKFYGRDLATTDSLNKKFGMNSSYTDMTGQVVKRKINSFDNENFINIKNGYYTFKTTDKINWTIADETKKVENYTLQKATTKFGGRNWTAWFCKDIPFNEGPFKFRGLPGLIFELSDAKKNYMYTLVKSRKLDKIYSTSDFLESSFGNKAVPINEKQKHKLMMEFYNDPFAFERNNFNKSNNDLRININGKEIHTVDELNTQTKSMQEVIRKYNNPIEIDKAMHYPVYENK, encoded by the coding sequence ATGAAAGATTTATTAACCTTTTCTTGTTTACTGATCATTTCTTTGGTTAGCTCACAAACCCACCGGTATATTTATGAGCTTCAGTATAAGATGGATTCTACTGAGGCGGGATATGAAAAAGTGAATATGATCCTGGATATCACTCCGAAAGAAGTGAAGTTCTATGGGAGGGATCTTGCCACTACAGATTCTTTGAATAAAAAATTCGGAATGAATTCCAGCTATACTGATATGACAGGCCAAGTGGTGAAAAGAAAAATCAATTCCTTTGATAATGAAAACTTCATCAATATCAAAAATGGATATTATACATTTAAAACTACTGATAAAATCAATTGGACGATTGCTGATGAGACTAAAAAAGTGGAAAATTACACCCTGCAAAAAGCAACAACAAAATTTGGTGGAAGAAACTGGACTGCATGGTTCTGTAAAGATATTCCATTTAATGAAGGACCTTTTAAATTCCGTGGATTACCCGGTTTGATCTTTGAATTATCTGATGCCAAAAAAAACTATATGTATACTCTTGTTAAAAGCAGAAAACTTGATAAGATCTACTCCACTTCAGATTTTCTGGAATCCAGCTTTGGAAATAAAGCCGTTCCTATTAACGAAAAGCAAAAACACAAGCTGATGATGGAGTTTTATAATGATCCTTTCGCCTTTGAAAGAAATAATTTCAACAAATCCAATAACGATCTTAGAATTAATATCAACGGAAAGGAAATTCATACTGTAGATGAATTAAATACACAAACCAAAAGCATGCAGGAGGTTATCAGAAAATACAATAACCCCATTGAAATAGATAAGGCGATGCATTATCCTGTATATGAAAATAAATAA
- a CDS encoding arsenate reductase family protein encodes MKKVFYLNTCDTCRKILAQFDLTDWELREIKKEPITKEELEEMHKKTKSYEALFSKKSTQIKLRGLDVKSLTEKDFKELLLDHYTFLKRPVFLTDKEIFVGNDKNNVAALQEFFGV; translated from the coding sequence ATGAAAAAAGTATTTTATCTTAATACCTGCGACACCTGCAGAAAAATTTTAGCACAATTCGACCTTACAGACTGGGAGCTTCGTGAAATCAAAAAAGAACCGATCACGAAAGAAGAATTAGAAGAAATGCATAAAAAAACAAAGTCTTACGAAGCTTTATTCAGTAAAAAATCTACCCAGATCAAATTGAGAGGTTTGGATGTAAAGTCTCTAACAGAAAAGGATTTTAAAGAATTGTTATTGGATCACTATACCTTTTTGAAAAGACCTGTTTTCCTTACTGATAAAGAAATTTTTGTGGGGAATGATAAAAATAATGTGGCAGCTTTGCAGGAGTTTTTTGGAGTATAA
- the gcvT gene encoding glycine cleavage system aminomethyltransferase GcvT, whose translation MKKTALYDKHVSLGAKIVPFAGFEMPVQYSGVTEEHFAVREKAGLFDVSHMGQFFIEGPGSKDLLQFVTTNNVDALENGKAQYSCLPNENGGIVDDLIVYKMEDDKYFVVVNASNIDKDWNHISKYNTFGAKMTNASDDMSLLAVQGPKATEILQKLTETNLSEIPYYHFTVGAVAGVENVIISNTGYTGSGGFEIYFSNDAAEKLWDAIIEAGTEEGIIPCGLAARDTLRLEKGFCLYGNDIDDTTSPIEAGLGWITKFDKDFVSKETFAKQKEEGVTRKLVGFELTDKGVPRHDYPVVDADGNVIGKVTSGTQSPMKKVGLGLAYVDKPHFKLGSEIFIQVRNKNIPAKVVKAPFV comes from the coding sequence ATGAAGAAAACAGCATTGTACGACAAACACGTTTCTTTGGGAGCTAAAATCGTACCTTTTGCAGGTTTTGAGATGCCTGTACAATATTCCGGAGTAACGGAAGAACATTTTGCAGTAAGAGAAAAAGCAGGATTGTTTGATGTTTCTCACATGGGACAATTTTTTATTGAAGGTCCGGGTTCAAAAGATCTTTTACAGTTCGTAACCACCAATAATGTAGACGCTCTTGAAAACGGAAAAGCTCAATATTCTTGTCTTCCTAACGAAAACGGAGGGATTGTAGATGATCTTATCGTTTACAAAATGGAAGATGACAAATATTTCGTGGTTGTCAATGCTTCAAACATTGATAAAGACTGGAACCACATTTCAAAATATAATACTTTCGGAGCAAAAATGACCAATGCTTCAGACGATATGTCCTTATTGGCGGTTCAGGGTCCGAAAGCTACTGAAATTCTTCAAAAACTGACAGAGACCAATCTTTCTGAAATTCCTTACTATCACTTCACAGTAGGTGCTGTAGCCGGAGTTGAGAATGTAATTATCTCCAATACGGGTTACACAGGAAGCGGCGGTTTCGAAATTTATTTCAGCAACGATGCAGCAGAAAAGCTTTGGGATGCAATCATCGAAGCAGGAACTGAAGAAGGAATTATTCCTTGCGGATTGGCTGCGAGAGACACTTTGAGACTTGAAAAAGGATTCTGCCTTTACGGAAACGATATCGACGATACTACTTCTCCAATCGAAGCAGGCCTAGGATGGATCACAAAATTCGATAAGGATTTCGTATCTAAAGAGACTTTTGCCAAGCAAAAAGAAGAAGGAGTAACCAGAAAATTAGTTGGTTTTGAATTAACTGATAAAGGCGTTCCAAGACACGACTACCCTGTTGTAGATGCAGACGGAAACGTAATCGGAAAAGTAACTTCAGGAACACAGTCTCCTATGAAAAAAGTAGGTTTGGGTCTTGCTTATGTTGACAAACCTCACTTCAAATTAGGTTCTGAAATCTTCATTCAGGTAAGAAACAAAAATATTCCTGCAAAAGTAGTGAAAGCTCCTTTTGTATAA
- a CDS encoding acyl-CoA thioesterase has protein sequence MENKPITFQFISEPSDVNYGGNVHGGSVMKWIDQAGYACATTWSGNYSVTVYVGGIRFYEPIKIGEIVKVEAQVIYTGSSSMHISINVFSRNLKQPNFDKKTHCIIVFVAVDENGKKLPVPKWIPEIEEEKQKEQYAKRLMELRTQIEDEMKPFL, from the coding sequence ATGGAAAACAAACCTATTACTTTTCAGTTTATTTCAGAACCTTCAGATGTTAATTACGGAGGAAATGTACATGGTGGAAGCGTTATGAAATGGATTGACCAGGCTGGTTATGCGTGTGCAACAACCTGGAGTGGAAATTACTCAGTAACCGTTTATGTCGGAGGAATCCGTTTCTATGAGCCTATCAAAATCGGAGAAATTGTAAAAGTAGAGGCACAGGTCATTTACACAGGATCTTCAAGTATGCATATTTCGATCAATGTATTTTCAAGAAATCTGAAACAACCGAATTTTGATAAGAAAACACATTGCATCATTGTTTTTGTAGCCGTTGATGAAAACGGTAAAAAGCTTCCCGTTCCCAAATGGATTCCCGAAATCGAAGAGGAAAAACAAAAAGAACAATATGCAAAACGTCTTATGGAACTGAGAACGCAGATCGAAGATGAGATGAAACCCTTTTTATAA